The following proteins are co-located in the Paludibaculum fermentans genome:
- a CDS encoding O-acetylhomoserine aminocarboxypropyltransferase/cysteine synthase family protein, whose amino-acid sequence MSKLKDLQRELGFNTRALHAGYDPDPSTKARAVPIYQTTSFTFDDSADAAQLFALQKFGNIYTRIMNPTTDVLEKRVASLENGAAALAVASGQSAQFLALNSLLQAGDHFVSSSTLYGGTYTQFDVTFRRMGVDVTFVEPDDPENFRKAITPKTRAIYGETLSNPRGNVLDIEAVAKIAADAGLPFLIDNTFASPYLCRPIDWGANIVLHSLTKFIGGHGTSIGGIIVDGAKFDWSKGPFPMINQPSPAYHGMNFAEVFGAIAFILKTRVEGLRDLGPALSPFNSFLFLQGIETLGMRMDHHVHNAQVVAEWLEEHSSVAWVKYAGLKSSPYNALAKKYMPKGAGAVFSFGIKGGYDAGVKFVNNLKVFSHLANVGDARSLVIHPSSTTHQQLSPEQQAAAGVTGDLIRLSVGLEDLEDLLWDLGQALEASQQ is encoded by the coding sequence ATGTCCAAACTTAAGGATCTGCAACGCGAATTGGGCTTCAATACGCGAGCTCTCCACGCCGGGTACGACCCTGACCCGTCCACGAAGGCGCGCGCCGTACCGATCTACCAGACCACGTCGTTCACGTTCGACGATTCGGCCGACGCGGCCCAATTGTTCGCACTGCAAAAGTTCGGCAACATCTATACGCGCATCATGAACCCGACCACCGACGTGCTGGAGAAGCGCGTGGCGTCGCTGGAGAATGGCGCGGCCGCATTGGCCGTGGCGTCGGGGCAATCCGCCCAGTTCCTGGCGCTGAATTCGTTGCTGCAGGCCGGCGATCACTTCGTCTCCTCCAGTACGCTGTACGGTGGCACGTACACGCAGTTCGACGTCACGTTCCGGCGCATGGGTGTCGATGTGACGTTCGTTGAGCCCGACGATCCGGAAAACTTCCGCAAGGCCATTACACCCAAGACGCGCGCCATCTATGGCGAGACGTTGTCGAATCCGCGCGGCAACGTGCTGGACATCGAAGCCGTGGCGAAGATCGCGGCCGATGCCGGCCTGCCGTTCCTGATCGACAACACCTTTGCTTCGCCCTATCTCTGCCGTCCCATCGACTGGGGTGCCAACATCGTCCTGCACTCGCTCACCAAGTTCATTGGCGGTCATGGCACGTCCATTGGCGGCATCATTGTCGACGGCGCGAAGTTCGACTGGTCGAAGGGTCCGTTCCCGATGATCAACCAGCCCTCGCCGGCCTATCACGGGATGAACTTCGCTGAAGTCTTCGGCGCCATCGCCTTCATCCTCAAGACCCGTGTGGAAGGACTGCGCGACCTGGGGCCGGCGCTGAGCCCGTTCAACTCGTTCCTGTTCCTGCAGGGGATCGAGACGCTGGGCATGCGTATGGATCACCATGTGCACAACGCGCAGGTAGTGGCGGAATGGCTGGAGGAGCACTCCTCCGTGGCCTGGGTGAAGTACGCCGGGCTGAAGTCCAGCCCGTACAATGCCCTGGCGAAGAAATATATGCCCAAGGGCGCCGGCGCGGTGTTCAGCTTCGGCATCAAGGGCGGCTACGACGCGGGCGTGAAGTTCGTCAATAACCTGAAGGTGTTCTCGCACCTGGCGAACGTCGGCGACGCGCGGTCGCTGGTGATTCACCCTTCGTCCACCACGCACCAGCAGCTTTCGCCGGAGCAGCAGGCGGCGGCTGGTGTGACGGGCGACCTGATCCGTCTGTCGGTCGGCTTGGAGGATCTGGAGGATCTCCTGTGGGATCTCGGCCAGGCCCTCGAAGCCTCGCAGCAGTAG